The genomic DNA AGCTGCTCCACAGGAAGATGCCCAGCAGCCTTTTCGACAGGCCAGGCAGCAGAGAAGTCTAGGCCATGTTTTCTGCCAGGATTGCCCACAGTAGCCCCATGAGGTTCATCCTCTTCCACAGCCCTTctcagaggagggaaaggaagctcagagaggtgcagTGACATTCCCAAAACATGCCGGTAGTAGAGGCGAGCCTCAGGCCCTGTGCTGTGTATGGGGTGGTCACTCACCTGTGGAGCTGCTGGCCCAGAACCCTTTGGGCTGTGCTGAACACCTGGTAGACACAGAAAATGACTGCGTTTTCTGAGAGGCTCCTCTCCTGGAAGGATCACAGCAGGGACTGTACAAAAGTATCCATTCTGCCTTCGTGGAGCATCTGCATGGTCCAGGCCTCACCCGGGGTCAGGGTGGATGATTCCTTTCCAAACCGGAGACACAAGGAGGGGCACTGCAGTCTGCTTCCAAACCATGGGCCACTTGGAAGAACAGGGTCTGGCGCTCAGCCCAGAGACACCCATCCCTCTGGGAAGTTGTGCAGGACAAAGGACTTCAGGGCGCACATAGAAAAAGGTTCTAGGCTTCAAAATACCATTGGTTGGTTGGCACGCAGGGCAGAGTATTGGCAACTTCAACACATTCCAGTAGCTGAGCAACACCCTGCATTTCTCTCAACTCAGAGCTTTTACGAAGACCAGTATTCCATGGAGTCATCCGTAAACATCCCACTGCAGATAGAACACAGAGGGTTAGCACCTTAAATGCTGCTCATGATCCCACAGATTGGGCCTGAGAAGAGACCAAAGCATGGGCTGCAGTGGCATTTCCCCTAAGCTGATGGACCTTGGTCTGTTCCTGAACTATGGAGGAAGGATCAGGGAAGAGCACCTTCTTTGGCAGGCCCCATGGAAGCCAGTTGTTTCTAGTCTGGGCTCTTGGCTTGCCCTGATCATCTGTGGGTCCTGACTTTCACCATGAATGGGACTTGTTCTCAGCCCAGACCGGCCACCATGAATGGGACTTGTTCTCAGCCCAGACCGGCCATACTTGTAGTCAGTGGCCTGATGCAGAGATGGAGTAAGTGAACCCTTGGAGCAACTCATCCAATATTTCCTGTGTGGATCTCTACAAAAAAGACAGAGCCACTTGGGTCAGGAGACATCAGAGGGCTTCCACCCAAACTTGGCTTCCAGGTTATGGCAGATCAAGCAACTTAAACAGTCTGTGGGGACACACAAGGTGCTCCTTGCAGTAGGGCAGACATGGCAAGAGAATGGCATCATCTCAAGTGCCAAGGGCCTTGAATGGCTGAATCACTGTGGCAGATGGCCCCATTAATGGAGTACTACGAGGACCTCTAAGGACACAGCTCATGACCTGTTGGGTCTACAATGATCTGATGTGTTCTGGCACATAATACCTTAGAGATAAACATAGAGAATGGCTTCATCCCACCCTTCCTTTTGTCTTAAATCACCCTCTTTAGTGTGATCTTTTGTGAGGCCTGCAGACGTTGTGCAACGACAGTGGAGCTGCATTCTACACAGGATACCTGAGGCACGT from Canis lupus dingo isolate Sandy chromosome 2, ASM325472v2, whole genome shotgun sequence includes the following:
- the LOC118354027 gene encoding uncharacterized protein LOC118354027; amino-acid sequence: MIRCTRQQGAVLFSVGCLRMTPWNTGLRKSSELREMQGVAQLLECVEVANTLPCVPTNQCGPWFGSRLQCPSLCLRFGKESSTLTPGVQHSPKGSGPAAPQVSDHPIHSTGPEARLYYRHVLGMSLHLSELPFPPLRRAVEEDEPHGATVGNPGRKHGLDFSAAWPVEKAAGHLPVEQLSLPSEEALHIKPHGPVAPWVYRSTWKAGHFPVCKRLLGFHLTGPAPCPSRAQSTGY